A region of the Chryseobacterium gotjawalense genome:
GCAAGACCGATCCCGACGCTACCTTTATGCGCATGAAAGATGATCATATGCAGAATGGGCAGCTTAAACCCGCCTACAATGTGCAGGTAAGTTCCGAATCCCAGTTCGTCATTCATTATAGTTTGCACCAAACCACCAACGATTTAAATACGCTCAAACCACACCTTAATACTTTTGAAGATCTTTATCAGTTTTTACCGGAAGAACTCACCGCTGATGCAGGTTACGGCAGTGAAGAAAACTATGATTTTCTGGAAGAAAAAAATATAGAAACCTTCGTAAAATACAACACCTTCGATAAGGAACAGGGGATTTTAAAATCGAAAAGAAAGAAAATCAACGAGGACTTCCATCGCGATAAACTCTATTATAACGAAGAGAAAGATCAATACATCTGTCCGATGGGACAACCAATGAACAAAATCACCAACCGAAATCGAAAAACCAAAAGCGGCTATGCTCAGACAAGCTCACTTTACCAAGCTCAAAACTGCAATGGTTGCCCGCTGCGAGGGACTTGCCATAAAGCCCAGGGAAACAGAGTAATAGAACGGAACCAAAATTTAGAACGGCATAAGGACAGAGTTCGGGAAAATCTCTTAAGTGAACTAGGTGAAATAAAACGCAGACAACGCACTGCCGATGTAGAGCCTGTATTCGCGCATATCAAATCCAACCGGAACTTCAAGCGTTTTACGCACATCGGAATAGAAAAAGCAGAACTGGAGTTCGGATTACACGCTTTAGCACATAATCTAAGAAAGAAAAGTGCTTAAATGGAGCACTTTTTTAGACTATTCTGAAAAACCACATTATCATCTAAAAATTTAACGTCTTAAAAAAGAAAATTAAAAACCGCCTCAAATTTTATTTTGAGACGGCTTCTTGAACACCAAATCACAAAATATTAATATGAAAAAAAAAATTACTTCCGAAAAAGTAATTTTGTGACCCGGCTGGGATTCGAACCCAGGACCCATACATTAAAAGTGTATTGCTCTACCAGCTGAGCTACCGAGTCTAGAACTGCAAATAAGAAATCTGCTTTCTAAAATTTTTGTTTGTGCCTGCGACTGGACTCGAACCAGCACATCCTTAGGAAACCACCCCCTCAAGATGGCGTGTCTACCAATTTCACCACGCAGGCAAAAAAAATCCGTAAAAACATACGGAGGTTTTTCGCTTGTGACCCGGCTGGGATTCGAACCCAGGACCCATACATTAAAAGTGTATTGCTCTACCAGCTGAGCTACCGAGTCGGTCACCTCTAAATATAAACTGTTGTGTTCTTGTTTTAGAGTGGTGCAAAGATACTTCTTTTTTTAAATTCTCAAAATTTTTTTAGAACTTTGTACAAAATAAAAATATGATAATTTCACTCATCGGGTATATGGGCAGCGGCAAATCTCACATTTCCAAACTTTTGAGCCAAAAACTTCACTTCAAATTAATTGACTTAGACCGGGAAATATTTTTGAAAAACAGTATGACGATTCCCGAAATCTTCGAAAAAAAGGGTGAAATCTACTTTAGAAAACAAGAAAGACTTCTTTTAGAAGAAATTTTTGCCACCGAAAAAGATTGCATTTTAAGTTTAGGTGGTGGCACTCCGGCTTATTATAACAATATTGAACTCATTACCCAAAAAAGCGAAAGTATTTATTTACGAAGTTCAGTAAGAACATTGACGGAAAGACTGTTAAAACAAAAGCAAAAACGTCCGTTGATTGCAAAAATCCCTGATGAAGATCTCCCTGAATTTATTGCGAAACATCTTTTTGAAAGACAGGTTTTCTACGGCCAGGCAAAATATACCGTAGCCACAGATGCTAAAACTCCTGAAGAAATCGCCGATGAAATCATTGCCTTAATTTAATCTTCCTTAGAGTCATCTACATCACTGAAAAATAGGTCCCAGTCACTGTTTTCCATGTCAGAACTGCTGTCTCCTGCGACAAAGCCATCAAGTTCCCGTCGGTCTTTTTTGGTGGGTCTGCCTTCTCCTTTGTTTCGGTAATGTTCCTGATTGAGATTTCGTAATTTCAGAATTTCATATTGTTCTTTTTCCGTGCGGTCTTCGATATGGAGCGGAACCAATTTTGGACCTATTCTGCTTTTAGGAATCTGTATAATTTTAATCTGGTAGTCGATCTGGTTTTTTCTAATTTTAACCAAATCTCCGTCTTTCACCTCTCTGGAGGATTTTACAGTCTGACCTGCGAGTGAGACTCTGTTCTTTTTAATCTCATCTGCAGCAATGCTTCTGGTTTTATAAAAACGAACACACCATAAAAACTTATCTATTCTCATATTTTATTTATACTTTTGCTGAATTAAATAATTTTAGCAATTTAATGATAATATTAAATATGAAAAAAACATTTTTGTTCCTTGCTCTGGCCTCCATTGCAATTACTTCCTGTAGAAAAGATGATGAGGAAAAAGTGACACAAGTAAGTATAGAAACTCAAAATACCAATGATGACCTTGCTGCAAAGAAGTTTCTGGAGACCCATTACCTGGATGCAAAAGGAAATCTTAAAGATTATGTAGACACGGACGTCATCAATGTAAAATTATCAAAATTAAATCCCGTAACCCTGCCTTCCGGTGTTATTTATATCATGAGACCCAATGCCCAGCCAAACCCTGGAAAGGAAATAGGCAGTTCTGATATTGTAACATTAATGAGCACCTCGATGACTTATGTTGCGACCGATACTGATGGCAACGTCGCGTTCACCTCTCCTTACTCTTTTAGAAATACAATTAACGGCTCAGGAATCCCAGAGCTGGATCCTGCATATTACTATGTAAAACAATCTGTATTGGATAATGCAACTACCGATCTGGCGAAACAACGCAGTTTCTATGAAATAGAAGGATTTAGAGAAGCGCTTCAGAAGTTCAAAGCTTATGATATTCCAAATGAGTCCAATTATAATTTACAAGGCGTAATTATTGTACCTTCCCGTGCAGCTTTTGCGCGTGACGCTCATTTTAATTATAATAATATTTCGTTTAAAGACAGAAGTTTTATATTTAACTTCCAGGTTTATAAAACGGCCTCACGATAGAAAAGTACATTGCATAAAAAGATCAAGTTCCTTATTTCAAGGAACTTTTTTATATCTAAACTTTCTATTCGAAAATCTGCCGAACGACCGCTAAGGAATTCGGTGTGTAGAAACCGGTGATGTGAATCCGGCAATAAATCATCAGTGCATCCAGAAACGAGCTTCTTTCGTCACGCTTCAGCTGGATTTCATAAGTATTAGGGCTATTTAAAAATCTTTTCCACAACGCAGAAATAGCTTCATCAAAAAAAGGATGAGAAACAGCATCTTCAAATATTCCACTTTCCGGATTTAGAAATTTCTGATCACCATACAACGGTGCAACTCCTGAGATGGAAAGAAACTTAAAAACAAAAGCCAAATACGCATCGTAATTTTGAGCGCTGATTTCTTTTCTTACTGATTCTATTTCTTTAAACAGCAATATATTTTTTCCTTCTTCGCGTAAAACCTGATGTAAGAAATCAGCAGTAAAAAACAAAATAGAATTCAAGGCAACTCCCTGAAAATCATAATGACCGGGAGCCAAGTCTATTTTTGAAATTCGGGATATTCTATTTTCTGTACCAGTTTTAGAAACAGTTATATTTAATAAATTAAGCGGAAAAAGATAGGGTTTCATTTTATTCTTGGCTGAATAAATTCCTTTTGCAAAAAAACTCTGAAAACCGTTTTCGATGGTGAAACAATGCAAGACTGCATCATTATCGCCATATTTTAAATAAGAAAGAAGAAAACAGTTTTGAGTTTGCATTAATTCACCACCGCTATTTTGGCAGTGGAGGTATCTGTTCCATCTTCATTGGTCATTAAGACAAAATAAATTCCAGATGCTACCCGCACACCGCGATGATTAGCAAGATTCCACTCATAAGATCCACCGCGTGCTACGACCTGATGAACCAAATTACCAGCTGCATCGGTGATTCTGATATTTGTCTTTGCGGCTAAACCCCGAATTCGCACATTTCCTTTATACTGGGCATAAACGACAGGATTTGGATACACTAAAACATCGCCGAAGTTTTCAGTAACTTCCAAAACATCGCCTTGGTATACGACCACTCCGTCTAAGGTAACAAAATATACTTTTCCTGTTTTACTATCCACCTTAATGTCGGTAACACTATTAGTGGGAAGAGGGGAATTTTCTTTTGTAAAACGATTAATCGTCTTTTCTCCTGATGAATTTAAATAGAAGACTCCACCCTCATTAATTGATATCCATTTTTGATTTCCACTATCTACTTCGATCTGTAAAATACTGCTATCTCGAAACAGCTCTTCACCAACATTATTTTCTTCAATTATTATGGGATCTACACTGGGATTATTTTGAATATTTGATACTGCAGAAGAAAGAATCCTCACTCCACTATCAGTCCCAATCCACAAGTCACCTGAACGATCCATCGCTACTGAGATTATCCCCTCTGAGCTTGCTGGTAAACCTGCCATTTTTCGTACAAAATAAATGTCATCATCCAAGACACTTGAGGTCCCTTTATAATTTACTGTAGCCAAAGCAGCATCTCTAGGTAGGGGTATCCAAATATAGCCATCAGAAATTAAAGGTTTCTGTACTCCTGTCCCCATCTTAAGGCTTTTATAAGAAAATGAATCCGAAGATTTGTCATAAGCCATCATTCCAGAATTTCCTGCATTATTTTCAATATCCAAATAGGCAACAGTACCAAAAAGATTATTTTTTTCATCGTATGCAAGACCTAGAGGCCTACCATGATAAAAATCTTTTCCTGTTGTGTACACTTTCTTTACCTCAAAATCTTTTCGAGAGGGATCATATTTCATTCTATATACACCTTGACTACTCGTTGGGATATAATTTGTAAAAAATACTTCTGTCATATCCGACGGATTAGCGACTACATCCATCACATTAAATCCTAATGAGCTGTTAACAAAAAAGCTCGGATATATCCATTCTGAACCCGTGAAATAATAAAAACCAAGATTTTTAGCACTTGGAGATGCGTCATTATATCTGTTTGTTCTATTGCCCGTTGAAACATAAAGTTTATCGTCTATTAAGGAAATTTTGTATGATGTGTTATTATAAGGTCCATCTGGTTTTAAAACATCACCGTTTTCATTTAAAATTCCCGAAACTTTAGTACCTGCATAAATTTTTGAAAAGGAGAAAAATCCTGTATTCAGCTGCTCGGCTGTTGAATATGATTTTATCAGATTGCCGGTAATTCCGAAAACTGAAACTTCATTTAAATCTGCAACAATGATATTTTGGGGAGTTACAATAACATCCTGAATATTTAAAAAACTCTGTGGCAATGTCGAAAATGTGGTTCCATCTCCGTATGTCACCGTATTGACGTTAGCATAAGCTAAAATACTTCCTGTAGCAATTTGGGTAAAACTTCCACCTGCAACCGTATCCCAACTGGTATAAATTGGAAAGGTCACATTCATTTCATGCTTTTTCAAACCAGTAGAGGTGGCAGCGTAAACGAAATTATCTTTAATTACTGCTTCTCTGGACGCCTGATAAGTACCTCCATTTATAAAAAAGGCAGAGTCGCCAAATTCTTTTTTATCTAATCTGAAAACGGAAACCCCATAACCGACTGAAATTACGGCTAAATTCCCTGTAATAGAAATATGATTGATCTTTTTATCACCACTATATCCTGTTGCAATGGGAATATCTACAACATACGTAATCCCTTCGGGCGTAATCACATCTAATGATCCGTTTTTGTACCCTACCAGTCCAAATTTGGTTTCGGGGTTATAATCAAAGGCGGAAATCTTCACTTCATGGAGTCCGTTGGCTTTTGATAATTTGGTGATCTCACCTGTCGCCGGAGTGTAGAAAAAGATTCCATTTTCTGTGGCTGCAATGAGTTTCCCACTGTCTTCCCGAATAGCCAAAACATTATTGTAAGAAAATAAATCTGACCATTTGGCCGAGGAAATTTTTTGCGCAGAAAAATTCAGTGAAAAGAAAAAAAGTAAAAATGGCAGTATTTTTTTCATGGGATTATACTAAAATACGATCATCTATAACTTGATTGTTCCATGAAATATTTTTCACTTTTTTATTTTTGTCGAAATAAAAGGTAATTTTACCTAAAAGCAGTCCTGCCCAACCCACCTGATTGACCAAAACATTCTTCCCGGATCGGTTCAAAAAAGATTGTGGTTCCGGCAAAAAAGTATGGGTATGACCTCCTAAAATCAAATCGATGCCGTCTGTATTTGCTGCTAAGATCTTATCCGAAACTTTCTTGGGATCGTCTTTATAATCATATCCGATATGGGATAAACAAATTACCATATCGCATTTTTTTTCATTTCTTAAAAAGTCTGCGTAATGTTGTGCGATTTCGATGGGATCCAGAAATTCCGTTTCACCATAATCTTTCTTGCCCACTAAACCAGCCAGCTCAATTCCGACTCCGAAAATCCCGACTTTAATTCCGTTTTTATTAAAGATCTTATACTTTTCAGTTTCACCATCGAGAATGGTATTTTTAAAATCATAATTGGAACAAATAAATGGAAACTTCGCGTTTGGTCTTACTTTTTTAAATCCCTGCAAGCCATTGTCGAAATCGTGATTTCCCATGGTAGAAGCATCATAACCCATCATCGACATTAGCTTAAATTCCAGTTCGCCCCCAAAAAAATTAAAATAGGGCGTACCCTGAAAAGTATCACCGGAATCCAGCAAAAGAACATTGCTTTCCTGACTTCTTATTTTTTGGATTAAAGCAGCTCGTCGTGCAAAACCACCTTGGTTAGGATTGCGTGTGTAACTGGAATCAAAAGGTTCAATTCTGCTGTGTTGATCGTTAGTATGAAGTATGGTAAGTTGATTTTCTGAAGCCAGATTTAAAGCTATGAAATTCTCGGCCATCAAAAGATTGGGCGCCAATGTCATCGCCAATGTTCCACCACCAAGGGTTTTTAGAAACTGTTTCCTATTCATCAATTTTATTTTTTTTGTTTTTAAAATTAAGGCGCAGATCTGTCGGAACTTTAATTTCCGGATTGGCTATGAATTTCTCCAAAAACAAATCCCGTAACTTTATTCCTGTAGGAATCATTTCGCCTTTCTTAAAATAATCCATATTATCACCACCCAGCGCTAAATAATCAGAAGTTGCAATATAATAGGTTTGGCCCGGCTCTACTTCTTTTCCGTTCACCAATTCCTTAACATTCATTCCGTTTTCAGTTTCAATATACAAATGAGAAACAGGATTGTTTTTCAGTGTTTTCAGGTAATAATCGAAAAGTCCCTGCAAATCACTTCCTTTCATTTTCACGATGATTACTTCATTTTCAAACGGCATGACTTCATAAATCTGTCTGGTCAGAATATCGCCGGCTCCAATCGTAGTTCGGATACCACCGATATTAATTACCGCAGCGTCAACTCCATTGGTAATTCCATTTTTTTTTGCCCACTCATCAGCTCCTTCAAAAGTATAATCTGCCAGGAGATTTCCCAGAGTACTGTTGTCTCCTTCTTTCGTTAAATCCACCGAAGTATGGGAAATTATTTTATTCATTTTTCCTTCCAGTTCAGCTTTATAAGGCGCTATGGTCTTTGTGAATAAAGCATCTTCCGGTAAATCTGTCGATAGCGCAATATTTTTCTCGGTCTGCACATTGGCAACATTCAGCGGCGTTCTACACGAAATAACCGATAAAAGCGCTACCCCAAAAATGAGATATTTTGTCTTCATATTCATAAAATCTATTATTGCAAATATAAAGATATGAATACAAACTAATCCTTTTTTTTAATAAATTCTCGTATTAATTTTCGTAATTTTGAAACATTAATTTTATAAAAATGAACAATTTAAAAGGTCTTGGTGTGGCTCTGGTTACGCCTTTTAATGAAGATTTATCTGTAGATTTTGATTCTTTAACCAAATTGGTAGAGTACAATATCACCAACGGAACAAACTATTTGGTTGTGTTAGGAACGACCGCTGAAGCAGCTACCCTTTCTGACGAAGAGAAAAATGCAGTCATTCAACATATTATAAAGGTTAACAATAAACGTCTTCCTTTGGTTTTGGGAATTGGCGGAAATGATACGATGCAAGTGAAAAGACAAATCGAAGAGACCGATTTATCAGATTTCGACGCTATACTTTCGGTATCACCTTATTACAACAGACCGAGCCAGGAAGGACTTTATCAGCATTACAAAGTATTGGCAGGAACGGGCAAACAAATTATCATTTATAATGTTCCGTCGAGAACAGGCCAAAACGTTGAAGCGTCCACTACTTTAAGATTGGCTAAAGATTTTCCCAATTTATTTTTAATTAAAGAAGCTGCGGCAAACATCAATCAATATTTTGATATTCTGCGTCAAAAACCTGAACATTTCAACTTGGTTTCCGGTGATGATGAATATACGCTTCCGGTCACTTTAGCTGGCGGACATGGCGTGATTTCGGTGATTGGGCAAGGATATCCGAAAGAATTTTCAACCATGGTTCAATTGGCTTTTGATGGCAAAGTAAAAGAGGCGTATGAAATTCATAACAAATTAGTAGAAATTACAAGATTGATTTTCGCTGAAGGAAATCCGGCCGGAATTAAAACTATTTTAGCAGAAATGGGAATTATTAAAAACCATGTAAGATTACCTTTAGTAATTGCTACTCCAGGTTTACAGGATAAAATTAAAGCTGAAATGGCAAAAATATAACTGCGCGATTTCAGATATAATTAAAGGACTCTTTTTCGGAAGAGTCCTTTTTTTCGGATTAAAGATTGGTTTAATTAAAATATTTCAGCTTTAAACAGCAACCACTTTCACCAAAGATTTAATATGAATTAACTGTTCTAAAAGTTCTTCACGGGAATCTGCCAAAACATTGATGTGACCCATTTTTCGCCCGGGTTTAGTTTCCTTTTTTCCGTAGAGATGAAGGTAGGCATTAGGTAATTTCAATACATTTTCTAAACCTTCGTATTTTACTTTTCCGCTGCAATTTTCTTCACCAACCAAATTGAGCATTCCTGAAAACCCCAAACTGGAAGTATCTGCCAACGGAAGATTTTTCAAGACGCGGTAAA
Encoded here:
- a CDS encoding IS1182 family transposase; the protein is MNDMNIKFKDYNQQQNWLFPPSIEELIPESHPVRIVNGIIEQLDLKLLIEEYSKDGKPSFHPKMMLKVMVYAYMDNTYSSRKIEKAMRENINFMWLSAQQVADHNTIARFRSKKLKTIFKDIFKQVVLLLAEEGLVSLKEVFTDGTKIESIAGRYTFVWGNAIKTRKEKMAEQLEQMWNYAQSIADEEDSDPTPPEFKTIDKDKIEKTAKKIEEIISKNPKASTKAKAKLRYIQKNFSQNLDKYEEQEKLLAGRGSYSKTDPDATFMRMKDDHMQNGQLKPAYNVQVSSESQFVIHYSLHQTTNDLNTLKPHLNTFEDLYQFLPEELTADAGYGSEENYDFLEEKNIETFVKYNTFDKEQGILKSKRKKINEDFHRDKLYYNEEKDQYICPMGQPMNKITNRNRKTKSGYAQTSSLYQAQNCNGCPLRGTCHKAQGNRVIERNQNLERHKDRVRENLLSELGEIKRRQRTADVEPVFAHIKSNRNFKRFTHIGIEKAELEFGLHALAHNLRKKSA
- the recO gene encoding DNA repair protein RecO, whose product is MQTQNCFLLSYLKYGDNDAVLHCFTIENGFQSFFAKGIYSAKNKMKPYLFPLNLLNITVSKTGTENRISRISKIDLAPGHYDFQGVALNSILFFTADFLHQVLREEGKNILLFKEIESVRKEISAQNYDAYLAFVFKFLSISGVAPLYGDQKFLNPESGIFEDAVSHPFFDEAISALWKRFLNSPNTYEIQLKRDERSSFLDALMIYCRIHITGFYTPNSLAVVRQIFE
- the dapA gene encoding 4-hydroxy-tetrahydrodipicolinate synthase, coding for MNNLKGLGVALVTPFNEDLSVDFDSLTKLVEYNITNGTNYLVVLGTTAEAATLSDEEKNAVIQHIIKVNNKRLPLVLGIGGNDTMQVKRQIEETDLSDFDAILSVSPYYNRPSQEGLYQHYKVLAGTGKQIIIYNVPSRTGQNVEASTTLRLAKDFPNLFLIKEAAANINQYFDILRQKPEHFNLVSGDDEYTLPVTLAGGHGVISVIGQGYPKEFSTMVQLAFDGKVKEAYEIHNKLVEITRLIFAEGNPAGIKTILAEMGIIKNHVRLPLVIATPGLQDKIKAEMAKI
- a CDS encoding shikimate kinase; the encoded protein is MIISLIGYMGSGKSHISKLLSQKLHFKLIDLDREIFLKNSMTIPEIFEKKGEIYFRKQERLLLEEIFATEKDCILSLGGGTPAYYNNIELITQKSESIYLRSSVRTLTERLLKQKQKRPLIAKIPDEDLPEFIAKHLFERQVFYGQAKYTVATDAKTPEEIADEIIALI
- a CDS encoding RNA-binding S4 domain-containing protein, with translation MRIDKFLWCVRFYKTRSIAADEIKKNRVSLAGQTVKSSREVKDGDLVKIRKNQIDYQIKIIQIPKSRIGPKLVPLHIEDRTEKEQYEILKLRNLNQEHYRNKGEGRPTKKDRRELDGFVAGDSSSDMENSDWDLFFSDVDDSKED
- the porZ gene encoding type IX secretion system anionic LPS delivery protein PorZ yields the protein MKKILPFLLFFFSLNFSAQKISSAKWSDLFSYNNVLAIREDSGKLIAATENGIFFYTPATGEITKLSKANGLHEVKISAFDYNPETKFGLVGYKNGSLDVITPEGITYVVDIPIATGYSGDKKINHISITGNLAVISVGYGVSVFRLDKKEFGDSAFFINGGTYQASREAVIKDNFVYAATSTGLKKHEMNVTFPIYTSWDTVAGGSFTQIATGSILAYANVNTVTYGDGTTFSTLPQSFLNIQDVIVTPQNIIVADLNEVSVFGITGNLIKSYSTAEQLNTGFFSFSKIYAGTKVSGILNENGDVLKPDGPYNNTSYKISLIDDKLYVSTGNRTNRYNDASPSAKNLGFYYFTGSEWIYPSFFVNSSLGFNVMDVVANPSDMTEVFFTNYIPTSSQGVYRMKYDPSRKDFEVKKVYTTGKDFYHGRPLGLAYDEKNNLFGTVAYLDIENNAGNSGMMAYDKSSDSFSYKSLKMGTGVQKPLISDGYIWIPLPRDAALATVNYKGTSSVLDDDIYFVRKMAGLPASSEGIISVAMDRSGDLWIGTDSGVRILSSAVSNIQNNPSVDPIIIEENNVGEELFRDSSILQIEVDSGNQKWISINEGGVFYLNSSGEKTINRFTKENSPLPTNSVTDIKVDSKTGKVYFVTLDGVVVYQGDVLEVTENFGDVLVYPNPVVYAQYKGNVRIRGLAAKTNIRITDAAGNLVHQVVARGGSYEWNLANHRGVRVASGIYFVLMTNEDGTDTSTAKIAVVN
- a CDS encoding bifunctional metallophosphatase/5'-nucleotidase, whose amino-acid sequence is MNRKQFLKTLGGGTLAMTLAPNLLMAENFIALNLASENQLTILHTNDQHSRIEPFDSSYTRNPNQGGFARRAALIQKIRSQESNVLLLDSGDTFQGTPYFNFFGGELEFKLMSMMGYDASTMGNHDFDNGLQGFKKVRPNAKFPFICSNYDFKNTILDGETEKYKIFNKNGIKVGIFGVGIELAGLVGKKDYGETEFLDPIEIAQHYADFLRNEKKCDMVICLSHIGYDYKDDPKKVSDKILAANTDGIDLILGGHTHTFLPEPQSFLNRSGKNVLVNQVGWAGLLLGKITFYFDKNKKVKNISWNNQVIDDRILV
- a CDS encoding 5'-nucleotidase C-terminal domain-containing protein, which codes for MKTKYLIFGVALLSVISCRTPLNVANVQTEKNIALSTDLPEDALFTKTIAPYKAELEGKMNKIISHTSVDLTKEGDNSTLGNLLADYTFEGADEWAKKNGITNGVDAAVINIGGIRTTIGAGDILTRQIYEVMPFENEVIIVKMKGSDLQGLFDYYLKTLKNNPVSHLYIETENGMNVKELVNGKEVEPGQTYYIATSDYLALGGDNMDYFKKGEMIPTGIKLRDLFLEKFIANPEIKVPTDLRLNFKNKKNKIDE